The DNA sequence CCCGCCTATCTCGTCTACACCGCGCTCATCAACATCGTCTACTTCGGCGGCGCGGCCGCCCTCGGAATCGCCTCCTGGCGAGGTGCCCGCCGCCGCCACGCCCTGGCCGACCAGGCCGAGACCATCGAGGAGCAGGCCGAGGCCCTGCGCGACCGCGCCGTCGTCGAGGAGCGCCTGCGCATCGCCCGGGAGCTGCACGACGTGATCGCGCACCACGTGGCGGCGATCGGTGTCCAGGCCGGTGCCGCGCGACGGGTCATGGGCCACGACCCCGACGCGGCCGCGGGCGCTCTGAGGACCGTGGAGGAGTCGTCCCGCTCGGCGGTCGGGGAGATGCGGTCCCTGCTCGGCGCACTCCGGTCGGCCGACCGGACGACCGATGCCGCCCGGCCCCCCGGCGCGGCGGGGCGGACCCCCGGGGCCTCCGGCGCCGCCTCCCCCGACGATCCATCCGCCTGCCCGGACCACTCCCGATCCGCGGGGCGCGGGATCGCCGACCTCGGCCGCCTCGCGGCCTCTCACGAATCGGCCGACTTCACCACCAGCGTCTCGGTGGTCACGGGCACCGGACACCCGGTCGAGGAGGTCCCGCCGGTCGTCGGCCTGTCCCTGTACCGGACCGCGCAGGAGGCGCTGGCCAACGTCCGGCGGCACTCCACGGCCGACCGCGCGAGCGTCGTCCTGCGCACCGGTGAGGGACCGGGCGGGACCCCGTACGCGGAGGTGGAGATCCTTGACGCCGGGCGCCCCCGGATCGGCACCTCCGGGAGTGGTCTGGGCCTGCTGGGTATGCGCGAACGGGTGCGGTCACACGGCGGGGAGTGCGAGATCGGGCCGCGGGTGACCGGCGGCTACCGGGTACGGGTGCGCCTGCCGTACCGCCCCGACGTGGAGGCCGACCGGACATGAACACCGTCCTGCGGGTCCTCGTGGTGGACGATCAGCCGCTCATGCGGTCCGGATTCTCGATGATGCTCGGCGTGGAACCCGACCTCGAGGTGATCGGCGACGCCGCGGACGGTGCGCAGGCGGTGGAGATGTGTCGGCGACTGCGGCCCGACGTGGTGTTGATGGACGTACAGATGCCGGGCACCGACGGCATCGAGGCGACCCGACTCATCACCGGTGAGGCCCTGGCCAGGGTGCTGATCCTCACGACCTTCGACCGGTACGACTACCTGTTCGACGCATTGCGCGCCGGGGCCGGTGGCTTCCTGCTCAAGAACTCCGACCCGCAGGACCTGGTCGACGGGGTCCGCGCCGTGGGGCACGGCCACGCGCTGCTCGCGCCCGAGGTCACCCGCCGCGTCATCGAACGGCTCACCGCTCCCACGGCACCGGACGCCGGCGACGGGTCACCCGCGCCCGCGGGGTCCCGGCCGGTGGCACTGGACGAGCTCACCGCCCGGGAGACCGAGGTCCTGCGTCTTGTCGCCCGGGGGTTGTCCAACGCGGAGATCGCGCGCACGCTGGTCGTGGGCGAGGCCACGGTCAAGACCCACGTGTCCGCGTGCCTGTCCAAGCTCCACCTCCGAGACCGCGTCCAGGCGGTCGTCCTGGCCTACGAGGCCGGCCTCGTCCACCCCGGCGAGTGAGCCGCGACGAACGGACGGCCGTCCGCCCGCGCCCTGCGTCTCCCCCCTGAGGGGGAGACCTTCCCGGCTCTCCCCGGAGATGTCATCCTCCCGGCTGATCCGCCGGACCGCCCTGGAGCCATAGCGTGGACGCGGTACAGGACACCAGGGAGGACACCATGCTGGAACTCGACGGGCTCACCCGACGATTCGGGGAGACCCTCGCCGTGGACGACGTCGGATTCGAGGTCCCGCGGGGGGCGATGACCGGTTTCGTCGGCGGCAACGGCGCCGGGAAGACCACCACCATGCGGATGATCATGGGCGTTCTGCAGCCGACCGCGGGCACGGTCATGTGGAAGGGCCGGGAGGTGACGGTCGCGGATCGTCGCACCTTCGGGTACATGCCGGAGGAGCGTGGGTTGTACCCGAAGCAGCCCATCCTCGACCAACTCGTCTACCTCGGCAGACTCCAGGGGCGCAGCCCGGAGGGCGCACGTCGGTCGGCGACGGAGTTGCTCGACCGCTTCGGGCTCGGCGACCGTACCGGGGACAAGCTCGAGTCGCTGTCCCTGGGCAACCAGCAGCGCGTCCAGGTCGTCGCCGCGGTCATCGGCGGGCCGGAACTGCTGGTCCTCGACGAACCCTTCTCGGGCCTGGACCCGGTCGCCGTCGACTCCATGGTCGACCTGCTGCGCGAGTACACGAGTCAGGGTGTGCCCGTGTTGTTCTCCTCGCATCAACTCGACCTGGTGGAACGCCTCTGCGACCACCTCGTCGTCCTGGCGGGCGGGCGGGTCGTCGCCAACGGGACGGTGGACGACCTCCGCCGACGTGGCCGCGTCCTGCACCGGCTGGTCGCCGGTACGGACGTCGGGTGGGTCCGGGGTCTGCCGGGCGTCCACGTCGTCGACGTCGACGGTCCCACCGCACTACTGGACCTCGACCGCCCCGAGGTGACCGACCTCGTCCTGCGCGAGGCGATGGCGCGGGGCAGCGTCCGCGAGCTCGCCGAAGTCGTTCCCACCCTCTCCGAGATCTACCGCGAGGTGACGTCATGACCACCACGACCCCCACCCGGTCGCCGGCGACCGAGTCCGCCTGGCGCATCGTCGCCGGTCGCGAGATCATGGTCAAACTCCGCGATCGAAACTTCATCATCTCCACCCTGACCACCATCGCGATCTTCGTCGTCGCCTTCGGGCTGTCGTTCCTCCTCGGCGGGCGCGATGACGAGAAGACCGTCGCCGTCGCCTCGAACGACGCCTCGGCCATCGTGCACGCCGCAGCTGCTGCGGCCACCCCGGACAGGGAGGGCGCCGAGGAGGGGACCGGACCCGGCGCGCAGGCGGGTGTTCCCCCGATCGAGCTGTCCGTCACCGAGGTCGCCGACCCCGCCGCCGCCGAACAGGCGGTGCGGGACGGAGTCGCGGACGCCGCGCTCCTCGGCAGGCCCGGGGCGTGGACCCTCGTCGGGTCGGACGGGGTCGACCCCGGCATCGCCGCCGCGGTGGGTTCCGTGGTCGCCGCCGACGCGCTCGAGCGCAACGCGGCGGCCGTGGGCGCCACCGTCTCCGAGCTGACCGCCGGGTCCGTCGTCGAGGAACGACTGCTCGACCCGGACGGGGCGGCGAACGAGGGCGTCCAGCTCGTCGCCGGGTTCGTCTTCGTCTTCCTCTTCTACATGGCCGCGATCCTCTTCGGTTACGCCATCGCCAACAGTGTCGTGGAGGAGAAGCAGTCGAGGATCGTCGAGATCCTCGCCGCCGCCATCCCGTTGCGCCAACTGCTCGTCGGCAAGGTCGTCGGCGCCACGGCGCTCGCACTGGGGCAGATGGCGATCTTCGTGGCCATCGGACTGATCGGTCTGACGTTCACCGACTACTCGGCACTCCTGCCCTCCGTAGCCGGCGCCGCGGGCTGGTACCTGGTGCTGTTCGTGATCGGCTTCGTGGCACTGGCCTGCCTGTTCGCCGTCGCCGGGGCGCTGGCCACCCGGGCGGAGGACGTCCAGTCCACCTCATCCCCCCTGCTCACCCTCATCATGATCGCGTCCTTCGCGGGACTGTTCCTCCAGGGCACGTGGCAGGTGATCGGCTCGTACGTGCCGATCATGTCGACCGTGACGATGCCGATCCGTCTGGTCGAGGGGACGGCCCACTGGTGGGAGCCGGTCATCGCCGCGGTGATCACCCTGATCGCCGCCGGGGCCGTGATGGTGGTCGCGGAACGGGTCTACCGGCGGTCGATCATGCAGACCGGCGGCAAGTTGACCTACCGCCAGGCGCTGGCGCTGACCGAGTAATCAGGGCCGGGGGCCGGGGGCGGTCAGCCCTCGGCCCCCGCCACCGCGCTGTCCACCAGTCGATAACCCTGCCCGCGCACGGTCTCGATCGATCGGGCGCCGAAGGGGGTGTCGATCTTCCGGCGGAGATACCCCACGTAGACCTCCACGATGTTGTCGTCGCCGTCGTACGCGGCATCCCACACCGCCCGCAGGATCTGGGGCTTGGACACGACCTGGTTCCGGTTCCGGATGAGGTACTCCAGCACCGCGTACTCCCGCGCCGTCACCGGTATCCGCTCGGGGCCCCGACGCACCTCCCGTGCGGCGGGATCGACCTCGAGGTCACCTGCGACGAACGAGACGGGCCGCTCGGGGGCCCCTCGCCTGACCAGCGCCCTGAGCCTGGCCTCCAGGACGACGAACGAGAACGGTTTGACCAGGTAGTCGTCGGCGCCCAGGTCGAACGCGTCCGCCTCGTCGTACTCCCCGTCCTTGGCGGTGAGCATGAGCACGGGGGTCCAGATCTCGCGGCGACGCATCTCGCGCACCACCTCGTAGCCACTGCGCCGCGGCATCATGATGTCGAGGACCACCACGTCGAAGTCGCCCTCGGAGGCCATCTCGAGGCCGGTCTCCCCGTCCGGGGCCGTCTCGACCGCCCATCCCCCGGCGGCGAGCCCACGCCGGACGCTCTCGAGGAGCGCCGGTTCGTCGTCGACCACGAGTACCCGCATGCAGTGCCCTCCGCCCGAATCCCGTTCGCCCGAGTGGACCGCGACGCCTACTCGGCGGCCGGGTCGATGTCGTGGTCCATCTGGTCGGCGGGGACCAACGAATCCGCATGACGCCGGACCACCTTGGCCGGCACCCCGGCGACGGTCGTGTGCGGCGGCACCCGGTCCAGCACCACCGATCCGGCGGCCACCCGCGAGCAGTCGCCCACGTGCACGTTGCCCAACACGATGGACCCGGCCGACAGCAGCACTCCCGAGCCGATCTTGGGGTGGCGGTCTCCGTCCTCGTTGCCGGTCCCCCCGAGCGTGACCCCCTGGAGGATCGAGACGCCGTCACCGATCACGCAGGTCTCGCCCACGACGATGCCGGTGGCGTGGTCCACCAGGATCCCGGAGCCCACGCGCGCCGCCGGATGGATGTCCATGGCGAAGACCTCGGAGACCCGACTCTGGAGGAACGAGGCCGCCATCACCCGTCCCGACCTCCACATCTCGTGCGCGACACGGTGGATCTGCAGCCCGAGGAAACCCTTGGCGAACAGGTAGGGCACCAGGTAGTTGGGATAGGCCGGGTTGCGCTCGAAGCTCACCACGAGATCCGCGGCGACCGCCTCCAGCACGTGCGGATGGTCGACCAGGACCGCCCGGATCTCCTTCTCCAGGACGTGCCGGCCGATCTCGGGGGTCGCGATCCGCGAGGCCGCGAGCCGAGCGAGGGATTCCCCCAGATCGTCGCACCCGTCGACCAGATCCAGGACGAGCCCCGCGATGAGGGGCTCGTCGCGGCTCTGCGTGGCGTCCACGGACAACCGATCCCACACGGCACGGACGGAGGCGTCGGCTTCCGTCTGCGGGACGCAGGGGTTCTCGATGCTCAGCTCGATGGTCACCCGGTACAGGGTAGGCCCGTTCCGCTCTGCTGGTCGAGTCACCTCGCCGATCCGGTACGGCACGCACGGCACCCGACGCCGGTCGCACCGGTCCCGCCGTCTCGGGCAGGATGGGGTCATGATGCTCATCAACGTGGTATTCGACGTCAAGCCCGAGTACGCCGACTCGTGGCTCGAGATCACCCGTGACTTCACCGAGGCCACCAGGGCCGAACCCGGCAACCTGTGGTTCGACTGGTACCGCTCGCCCGACGCCCCGACCACCTTCCTGCTCTGCGAGGCGTTCCGGGACGGGGACGCTCCCGCCGAACACGTCGGGTCGTCCCACTTCACGGAGTTCACCGGCTCCGCAGCGCGGTATCTCCAGCGCACCCCGCGGATCATCAACACGACGGCCGAGGGCGAGCAGTGGGGGACGATGGGCGAGATCACCGTCGACTAGCCGGACCGGGTGGCGACCCGCCGCCCGGCCGGGCGTGCGCTGCGACCGGGCCGTGGTGAGAGCGGGCCGTGGTGCGAGTGGGCCGTGGTGCGAGTGGACTCAGCCCACGCTGCCCAGTGCGGCGCCGAGGAGGGCGGCCGGGTCCGTCGGCCACCACTGGCCGTAGTCGATCGCGTAGACGCGGTTGAGGTCCGAGACCACACCCCCGACCGTCACCTGCTGGCGGATCGGGAGCTGATGAATCGTGGCGCTGGGGTTGAGGCGCCCCCCGGAGCCCCAGTCGTGCTGCCAGAAGTACTGGCCCAGTCCACGCTGGCGGCACCAGTCGATGGTCGGGGCGTTGGCGTACACGCCGAGTTTCATCCCCGCACCGTGCAGGTGGACGCGCCAGCGCTCGAGGTACGGGGCGATCTGGTTGTCGAACTGCCACCGGGTGGGGTTGTCGTCGATGGCCACGTACATGGGCACACCGCTGGGTCCGCCCGCCGACCGGTGGATACCGAGTCCGATCGGGGCGTGGCGGTCGCCGCCCGCGGCGCCCTCCTTCCAGTCGGCCGTGGTGTCCCTGCCGAACTGGTAACAGGAGACCATGTTGAGTCCGTGCGCCCGGAAGTCGTCGACCTCACGACGCAGGAGCGGCTTGCCGGTCATCCACTCGGCCCCGGGACGGCGGTTCGAGCAGTACCGCACCGCGCCCATGTGACCGGCCGCCCGGACGGACGCGGCCGACGGCGGGCCCGACGCGTAGTCCAGCAGGGTGCCGATCGGGACCCCTGCGCCCGCACCGGGGAGCGCGCCGAGCGGTTCGGGAATGGATGACTGGGCACCGGCCGCAGGGGTGAGGCCCGCGGCGAGGGCACCGGCTCCGGCCGCGCCGAGGCCGGCGCGACGGAGGAAGGTACGGCGGTCGAACGTCATGGGGAACTCCGGGATGTCGGTCTAAGACGAAGGGCGGGTGTGACGCGTGGGATCCCACCCGCCTCAGGCGAGTCTGTCACACGATCATCGCGGCGTCTCCCCCCGCGTTACCACACGGGTGCCGGACCACGACGCAGGCGCGACTGGTTGACTGTCACCCATGAGCCGTACGCCCCGATGGTCCGCCTCCGACATCCCCGATCAGACAGGACGCACGGCCATCGTGACCGGGGCCAACGCGGGGATCGGCCTGGCCGCCACGCGAGCCCTCGTCGCGCGTGGCGCGAGGGTGGTCATGGCGTGCCGGGACCTCGGGAAGGCCGAGGCCGCCCGGGCCTCGCTGCCGGCCGGGGGCCGGGACAGGGCGCAGGTCCGTCGGTTGGACCTCGCCGACCTCGACTCGGTGGACGAGTTCGTCGCCGGGACCGCGGACCGGGTGGACGTCCTGATCAACAATGCCGGCGTCATGAACCTCCCGCACTCACGGACCGCCCAGGGCCACGAAATGCAGTTCGGCGTCAACGCACTCGGTCACCATGCGCTCACCCAGGGGCTGCTGCCGCAGCTCACCGATCGCGTGGTCTGGCTCGGGTCACTCGCGCACCTGCGGGGGCATGTCGATCCCGACGATCTGAGCATGGACCTGCGCGGGTACCGACCCATGGCGGCCTATGCCAACTCGAAGCTGGCCTGCATCATGCTCGCCTACGAGTGGCAGCGGCGGCTCGGCCGCGAGGGCAGTACGGTCCGGTCAATGGCCGCGCACCCCGGGTACACCGCCACCGAACTCCTCCGGCAGAGCGGCCGCCCCGCCGCCGACCGGTTCTTCGAGTTGGGCAACTCGATCTCGTGGGCCGGCCTGACCCCGGAGATGGGCGCGCTGTCCGTGCTCTACGCCGCCACCGTGCCGGACCTGCCGGGCGCGACGTTCGTGGGCCCCGACCGCCTCGGTGGGCTGAGGGGGCATCCCGCCATCGTCCGATCGAGTCGCACGTCCCACGACAGGCGCGTCGCCGCAGCGCTCTGGGAGCGGTGCTCGGAGATGGCGGCCTTCCGGTAGCCCGTTCCGCGGTGGACTCAGGCGAGCCCGGACGCGGCCAGTCCCTCGCGGAGCCGGTCGAGGTGCTCCGGCGGGCCCTGGAGCAGAGGCATGCGGAGTCGATCGGATCCGATCAGGCCCTGCATCTTGAGGGCGGCCTTGATCTGGATCGCTCCCTGCGAGGTGTGCATGATCGCGTCGACGGCCGGGATCAGACGGGTGTGGATCTCGCGGGCCCGGGGCAGGTCGCCGGCGTCGACGGCGTCGACCATGGCCCGGTAGTCGTCACCGGCCACATGCCCGACCACCGAGACGACCCCGGTGGCCCCCAGCGCGAGGAACGCGAGGTTGAGCACGTCGTCGCCGGAGAACCACAGCAGCTCGGTCTCGGCCATGAGCCGGCTGGCCTCGAACAGATCGCCCTTGGCGTCCTTGACCGCACGCAGACCCGGGATCTCCGCCAACCGCCGGATCGTGTCCGTGGCCAGCGCGGTACCGGTCCGCCCCGGGATGTCGTAGGCCATCACGGGGCGGCCGGCGGCGTCGGCGATCATGCGGAAGTGCTCGACGATCCCGTGCTGCGTGGGTTTGTTGTAGTACGGCGTGACCACCAGGAGGGTGTCGGCGCCCCGTTTCACCATCTCGGTGGCCGCGCGGATCGAGTGCTCCGTGTCGTTGGTGCCGCACCCGGCCATCACCGCCACGCGGTCTCCCACCGCGTCGACGACGGCGGCGACCGCGTCGTAGTCCTCCTCGTCGGTCGTGGTGGCGGACTCGCCGGTCGTGCCGTTGACCAGCAGTCCGTCGTGGCCGTGGTCGGCCAGATGGACAGCGAGTCGCTGGAGACCGTCGAAGTCGATCGAGCCGTCGTCGTGCATAGGGGTCACCATCGCGGTGATGACCCGACCGAAGGGATTGTCCGACATGGGCACCAGGATAGGCGTTGCCGGATGATCGTCACCCCGGTGCGGCCCCCGCGGTGACGACCGGAGGCACGTCGAGGGCCTCGCGGTTAGGGTCGACACCACCCCGCACACACCACCACAGGAGGACCGCATGAGTTCGGAGAAATCCCCCGAGACCCCGGAGGACCTGGGCAACACGATCGACGGCACACGGGTGGGCGACGGCAGCGCGCCGGATCCGGCGACCGCGCAGGACGCCTCCGGAATCGACCCGGATGCGCCGGGCAGCGGTGGCCACAGTGACGGGCAGAGTGTCGGCCCCGGGGACGGGACCGCGACGACGGGTTCGCGCGGCCTGGAGGAGCAGAAGCGGATCTACCAGACCCCGGAACAACCTGACCACGCCCTGGGCGGAAGTGAGGGCACCGCCGACGGGATGTAGACCCCGGGAGGGTCAGCGCACCTTGTCCGGGTTGGTGTCGAGGAAACGGCCCAGCGTGTTGTCGACGACGAGGTGTGCCACCTCGTTGGTCGTGGCGACCCCCACGCGCAGCGTGGCGACCAGAGCGTTCTGCAGCATCGAAACCTCCCAGCGAAAGATGTGACTGCCGTCACTGACGGCTGTCAGCCTACGCCCGGTCGCGGGGGACCGTAGTCACATCAGCGAAAAAAGTTGGACGGCCGTTCTGGTCGCCCGGCCCGCCCCGGCCAGGGTGGGGACGACGATACTATTGCTGTTGTATCAGCTATGGGTGGGGGTGCCGTGTCCGGTCCAGAGGTCAGAATCCATCGATCGTCCACGCGTTCCCACACCGGCGGGGGGTGGCTGGACTCGCGCCACTCCTTCTCCTTCGCCCGACACCAGGACCCGATGAACACCCACTTCGGGCGACTCCTGGTCAACAACGACGACCGGATCGCGCCGGGCAGCGGGTTCGACACCCACGGCCACCGCGACATGGAGATCATCACCTGGGTCCTGTCCGGTTCTCTGGTCCACCAGGACTCCGAGGGCCATAGCGGGATCATCTACCCCGGGCTCGCCCAGCGGATGAGCGCGGGGTCGGGAATCCTGCACTCCGAGCGCAATGACGGCTGGCGCGACGGTTCGATCCAGCACTCCGAACCGCCCACCGAGCCGGTCCACCTGGTCCAGATGTGGGTCGTCCCCGACTCCACGGGCGGAGACCCGGGCTACGAGCAGTGCGAGATCGAACACGGCGAACTGGAGAACCGTCTAGCCGTCGTCGCCGGAGGCCTCCGTGCCCACGCCGACCGGGCCGCCATCCGCATCCGCAACGACAGCTCCGCCCTCCATGCGGCGCGCCTCCATCCGGGCAGGTCGGTACAGCTCCCCGACGCGCCCTACCTCCACCTCTACGTGCCCGTCGGCTCGGTCGAGCTGGAGGACTGCGGAGAGCTGTCGACCGGCGACGCCGCGCGGCTCACCGCCACGGGCGGCCGACGGGTCACCGCCGGCACGGACTGCACAGACGGTGCCGAGATCCTCGTGTGGGAGATGCACGCGGGGATGACGATGCTCGACGTGAGAGGACACTGACGACGATCTCAGTCGGGGTCGGTGGGCTGCTCGAGTGGGTTCGGCGCGCCGTCGTCCTCCTCACCGTTCGGGATCCGGTGGAGCGGGCCGATCGGTTCGGGCGAGGGTGTGGTCTCGTTCTTCTCGAACTCCTCGGGCGAGTATGCGCGGTCCCACTGCCTCGTCACAGTGGGCGTACGTTCGCCCAGATCGGCGGAGATCCCCTTGACCAGGCTGTACATCATCACGAAGCCCATGACGAAGAAGGGCAGACCGATGACGGTGATGACCTCCTGGAGGGCGGTGAGTCCACCCGTTCCGGTTCCGGCGAGCAGCGTCGCGGCCACGGCGCCCATGAGGACGCCCCAGATCACACGCTGGTGCGTCGGCGACGGCGAGACGGTGTCGTCCTCCCCCGAGGCCATCATGTCCACGACCATCGCGGCGGAGTCGACCGACGTGGTGAAGAAGATGACGACGATCAGCACGGCGATCCCGGAGACGAGGGTCGCCAGCGGGTAGTTCGACAGGAACGCGAACAGCGCACCCGGGATGTCACCGTCGTCGACCACCGCCTCCACCAGTCCACCGGGCCCGTTCAGCTCGATGTCGAACGAGGCCATGCCGAACACGCCGAACCACACGATGGAGAAGGCCACCGGGAGGACGAGCACCCCGAAGACGAACTCGCGGATGGTCCGGCCACGGCTGATCCGGGCGATGAAGATGCCGACGAACGGCGACCACGTGATGGTCCACGCCCAGTAGAAGACGGTCCAGGTGTTCTGCCACGTCGCCAGGTCACCGTCGGCCGGGAACACGTTGTTCCAGAACGCCAGTTCAGGCAGGGTCGAGGCGTACACACCGAAGGTCTCCACCGTCCCCTTGAGCAGGAACAGGGTGGGTCCGGCGATCACGATGAAGGCCAGCAACGCGACGGCCATGGCGATGTTGACGGTGGACAGCCGCTTGATCCCCTTGTCCAACCCGGCGGCGACAGAGATGCACGCGACCGTGGTGACGACACCGATGACGAGCACCTGCACCAGCGGCGACACGGTGATCCCGAAGAGCTCGTTGAGTCCGGCGTTGATCTGGAGGGTGCCGAGCCCGACGGAGGTCGCCACACCGAACACCGTGCCGACCAGCGCCACCACGTCGATGGCTTTGCCGATCGGTCCGTAGACGCGGTTGCCGAGGATGGGCGCGAAGATGGAGCTGACGCGCGGGGGCATCTTGCGCTTGTAGATGAAGTAGGCGAAGGCCAGAGCGGGCAGCGCGAAGATCGTCCAGGTGTGCAGCCCGAAGTGGTAGAGCGTGAAGGCCATGGCCTCCTGGGCCGCCTCCCTGCTCCCCGGATCGACCCCGCCGCGGGGCGGGGTGGCGAAGTGCGAGATCGGTTCGGCCACGCCCCAGAACATGAGGATGGTGCCGATCCCGGCGGCGAACAGCATGCCGAACCAGGCCGCTGTGGAGTGCTCGGGCTCCTCGTCGTCGGCACCGAGCCGGACGTGGCCGAACCGACTCAGCGCGATCCACAGCAGGAAGAGCAGGAAGATCGAGACCCCGGCGATGTAGAACCACCCGAGGTTGGTCATGATCCATCCCGAGGCGGCGCCGAACACCTCTCCCACCCAGTCCCCCGCCACGAACGTGACCACCACGAAAGCGACGATGACCGCCACAGTCGTGAGGAAGATCCCCGGGTCCGTCCTGAGTCTCAGTGCGCGCGTTATCCGTTCGGACATGGTCTCCCTCGTCTGTTCGGTGTGCTTGGCGGCGGTCCCGCTGCCCGGGCCCGGACTCAGTAGGCGAAGTTGTGCACCACGAACACTTTGCCGCCGGCCGAGTAGGCGATCCCCATTCCCGCCGAACGGTACCCCGGGTCGATCAGGTTGTCGTTGTGGCCGGGTGAGTTCTTCCACAGGTCGACCAGACATACGGCCCCGCAGTGCGT is a window from the Dietzia sp. JS16-p6b genome containing:
- a CDS encoding response regulator transcription factor, whose product is MRVLVVDDEPALLESVRRGLAAGGWAVETAPDGETGLEMASEGDFDVVVLDIMMPRRSGYEVVREMRRREIWTPVLMLTAKDGEYDEADAFDLGADDYLVKPFSFVVLEARLRALVRRGAPERPVSFVAGDLEVDPAAREVRRGPERIPVTAREYAVLEYLIRNRNQVVSKPQILRAVWDAAYDGDDNIVEVYVGYLRRKIDTPFGARSIETVRGQGYRLVDSAVAGAEG
- a CDS encoding ABC transporter permease; translated protein: MTTTTPTRSPATESAWRIVAGREIMVKLRDRNFIISTLTTIAIFVVAFGLSFLLGGRDDEKTVAVASNDASAIVHAAAAAATPDREGAEEGTGPGAQAGVPPIELSVTEVADPAAAEQAVRDGVADAALLGRPGAWTLVGSDGVDPGIAAAVGSVVAADALERNAAAVGATVSELTAGSVVEERLLDPDGAANEGVQLVAGFVFVFLFYMAAILFGYAIANSVVEEKQSRIVEILAAAIPLRQLLVGKVVGATALALGQMAIFVAIGLIGLTFTDYSALLPSVAGAAGWYLVLFVIGFVALACLFAVAGALATRAEDVQSTSSPLLTLIMIASFAGLFLQGTWQVIGSYVPIMSTVTMPIRLVEGTAHWWEPVIAAVITLIAAGAVMVVAERVYRRSIMQTGGKLTYRQALALTE
- a CDS encoding DUF1906 domain-containing protein yields the protein MTFDRRTFLRRAGLGAAGAGALAAGLTPAAGAQSSIPEPLGALPGAGAGVPIGTLLDYASGPPSAASVRAAGHMGAVRYCSNRRPGAEWMTGKPLLRREVDDFRAHGLNMVSCYQFGRDTTADWKEGAAGGDRHAPIGLGIHRSAGGPSGVPMYVAIDDNPTRWQFDNQIAPYLERWRVHLHGAGMKLGVYANAPTIDWCRQRGLGQYFWQHDWGSGGRLNPSATIHQLPIRQQVTVGGVVSDLNRVYAIDYGQWWPTDPAALLGAALGSVG
- a CDS encoding sensor histidine kinase; its protein translation is MWARRNRLSDLFDAEDAWTRPLPENYLRADAALALAMFACSALGLEILRSMGVLGGESAPLWAQYTAMASAAALLALRRRLPLLTGLGATAHLLIIGSVMPLVMGQVSQQVLYFIAVYSAVAWARDRRALVGVAVAIAAALVVWMTWYLALGSGMQQILDSLDDADRSSGLVPPVPAYLVYTALINIVYFGGAAALGIASWRGARRRHALADQAETIEEQAEALRDRAVVEERLRIARELHDVIAHHVAAIGVQAGAARRVMGHDPDAAAGALRTVEESSRSAVGEMRSLLGALRSADRTTDAARPPGAAGRTPGASGAASPDDPSACPDHSRSAGRGIADLGRLAASHESADFTTSVSVVTGTGHPVEEVPPVVGLSLYRTAQEALANVRRHSTADRASVVLRTGEGPGGTPYAEVEILDAGRPRIGTSGSGLGLLGMRERVRSHGGECEIGPRVTGGYRVRVRLPYRPDVEADRT
- a CDS encoding response regulator transcription factor, which codes for MNTVLRVLVVDDQPLMRSGFSMMLGVEPDLEVIGDAADGAQAVEMCRRLRPDVVLMDVQMPGTDGIEATRLITGEALARVLILTTFDRYDYLFDALRAGAGGFLLKNSDPQDLVDGVRAVGHGHALLAPEVTRRVIERLTAPTAPDAGDGSPAPAGSRPVALDELTARETEVLRLVARGLSNAEIARTLVVGEATVKTHVSACLSKLHLRDRVQAVVLAYEAGLVHPGE
- a CDS encoding oxidoreductase — protein: MSRTPRWSASDIPDQTGRTAIVTGANAGIGLAATRALVARGARVVMACRDLGKAEAARASLPAGGRDRAQVRRLDLADLDSVDEFVAGTADRVDVLINNAGVMNLPHSRTAQGHEMQFGVNALGHHALTQGLLPQLTDRVVWLGSLAHLRGHVDPDDLSMDLRGYRPMAAYANSKLACIMLAYEWQRRLGREGSTVRSMAAHPGYTATELLRQSGRPAADRFFELGNSISWAGLTPEMGALSVLYAATVPDLPGATFVGPDRLGGLRGHPAIVRSSRTSHDRRVAAALWERCSEMAAFR
- a CDS encoding putative quinol monooxygenase gives rise to the protein MMLINVVFDVKPEYADSWLEITRDFTEATRAEPGNLWFDWYRSPDAPTTFLLCEAFRDGDAPAEHVGSSHFTEFTGSAARYLQRTPRIINTTAEGEQWGTMGEITVD
- a CDS encoding serine O-acetyltransferase, with translation MTIELSIENPCVPQTEADASVRAVWDRLSVDATQSRDEPLIAGLVLDLVDGCDDLGESLARLAASRIATPEIGRHVLEKEIRAVLVDHPHVLEAVAADLVVSFERNPAYPNYLVPYLFAKGFLGLQIHRVAHEMWRSGRVMAASFLQSRVSEVFAMDIHPAARVGSGILVDHATGIVVGETCVIGDGVSILQGVTLGGTGNEDGDRHPKIGSGVLLSAGSIVLGNVHVGDCSRVAAGSVVLDRVPPHTTVAGVPAKVVRRHADSLVPADQMDHDIDPAAE
- the dapA gene encoding 4-hydroxy-tetrahydrodipicolinate synthase produces the protein MSDNPFGRVITAMVTPMHDDGSIDFDGLQRLAVHLADHGHDGLLVNGTTGESATTTDEEDYDAVAAVVDAVGDRVAVMAGCGTNDTEHSIRAATEMVKRGADTLLVVTPYYNKPTQHGIVEHFRMIADAAGRPVMAYDIPGRTGTALATDTIRRLAEIPGLRAVKDAKGDLFEASRLMAETELLWFSGDDVLNLAFLALGATGVVSVVGHVAGDDYRAMVDAVDAGDLPRAREIHTRLIPAVDAIMHTSQGAIQIKAALKMQGLIGSDRLRMPLLQGPPEHLDRLREGLAASGLA
- a CDS encoding ABC transporter ATP-binding protein; protein product: MLELDGLTRRFGETLAVDDVGFEVPRGAMTGFVGGNGAGKTTTMRMIMGVLQPTAGTVMWKGREVTVADRRTFGYMPEERGLYPKQPILDQLVYLGRLQGRSPEGARRSATELLDRFGLGDRTGDKLESLSLGNQQRVQVVAAVIGGPELLVLDEPFSGLDPVAVDSMVDLLREYTSQGVPVLFSSHQLDLVERLCDHLVVLAGGRVVANGTVDDLRRRGRVLHRLVAGTDVGWVRGLPGVHVVDVDGPTALLDLDRPEVTDLVLREAMARGSVRELAEVVPTLSEIYREVTS